A single uncultured Acetobacterium sp. DNA region contains:
- the fliE gene encoding flagellar hook-basal body complex protein FliE, with product MFIVPMSSIIGGSTIGSVTSNATNNAATVDTGATGDFKNVLQDVISNVEETQAATKVDAYNLSIGNMDDMHTMMINSAKADVALETMVQLRNKVLESYQTVMSTGL from the coding sequence ATGTTTATAGTACCTATGAGTTCAATAATTGGCGGAAGCACGATTGGTTCCGTAACCAGCAATGCAACAAATAACGCAGCAACAGTTGATACTGGTGCTACCGGTGATTTTAAGAATGTCCTTCAGGATGTTATCAGCAATGTCGAAGAAACCCAGGCGGCTACAAAGGTTGATGCATATAATTTGTCAATTGGAAACATGGATGATATGCACACGATGATGATCAACTCTGCAAAGGCAGATGTTGCACTGGAAACCATGGTTCAGCTGCGGAATAAGGTATTAGAATCGTATCAAACTGTTATGAGCACAGGTTTATAA
- a CDS encoding protein-glutamate O-methyltransferase CheR: MIKLKEDEFQAITTYVHSNYGVDLRKKRHLIEGRLSHYVSQLGYDNYMDYFEYVKNDKKNDEISVLINKLTTNHTYFLRENEHFDFYKQQVLPWVDETTKTKDLRVWSAGCSSGQEPYTLAMITHDYLGNKLSSWDSTILASDISDKVLMTAKSGVYSKEELSKIPMEWKRKYFMDYDEEYLSVTDPIRKGVAYRNFNLLARFPFKKPFHAIFCRNVMIYFDKPTKNAIVQKFYDSLLPGGYFFIGQSESLASVDHSFKYVKPSIYQKEG; encoded by the coding sequence ATGATAAAGCTTAAGGAAGACGAATTTCAAGCGATCACAACCTATGTGCATTCAAACTATGGCGTTGATTTACGAAAAAAACGGCATCTGATTGAAGGGCGCTTGAGTCATTATGTTTCCCAATTGGGTTATGACAACTACATGGATTATTTTGAGTATGTTAAGAATGATAAAAAGAATGATGAAATTAGTGTGCTCATAAATAAACTGACCACTAATCATACATATTTTTTACGGGAGAATGAACATTTTGATTTTTATAAGCAACAGGTTCTTCCTTGGGTGGACGAAACGACAAAAACTAAAGATTTGCGGGTATGGAGCGCCGGCTGTTCATCTGGACAGGAACCCTATACTCTCGCGATGATCACCCATGATTATTTAGGTAATAAATTAAGTTCATGGGATAGCACGATTCTGGCCTCGGATATTTCGGACAAGGTATTAATGACGGCCAAGTCCGGGGTTTATTCCAAAGAAGAACTCTCTAAGATTCCAATGGAATGGAAACGCAAGTATTTCATGGATTATGATGAGGAATATTTATCGGTGACTGATCCGATCAGAAAAGGTGTGGCTTATCGAAACTTCAATTTGTTAGCCAGATTTCCGTTTAAAAAACCATTTCATGCCATCTTTTGCAGAAATGTCATGATTTATTTTGACAAGCCAACAAAAAACGCAATAGTTCAGAAATTTTACGATTCATTACTCCCGGGCGGTTACTTTTTTATTGGTCAAAGTGAATCGTTAGCTTCGGTAGACCACTCTTTTAAATATGTAAAACCTTCCATATATCAAAAAGAAGGCTAA
- the fliI gene encoding flagellar protein export ATPase FliI: MNKTEVCKAIQRAETYHYFGKIEKVVGMMIESVGPECSIGDLCKIFDQNADRYILAEVVGFRGNKVLLMPYEEPEGISFGNIVEPTGSSLRIGVSENMIGRVVNAMGEPIDGGGPIGNTMPYDIQSAGANPFSRPCIDDILEFGVKAIDGLLTIGKGQRMGIFAGSGVGKSTLMGMIARNVKAQVNVIALVGERGREVRQFLENDLGQEGLERSVIVVATSDQPPMQRMKCALTATTIAEYFKDQGNDVLLMMDSLTRFAMAQREIGLATGEPPVARGYTPSIYAMMPKLLERSGNFETGSITGIYTVLVEGDDMNEPVADTVRGIIDGHIVLSRKIAARNHYPAIDVLNSVSRLMSNIAEKDQLEAASSMRNMMSIYDTNYDLVSIGAYKSGSNPALDVAIKKIGGINRFLQQKVDEKCFYDESIEAMKKAVV, translated from the coding sequence ATGAATAAAACTGAGGTTTGTAAAGCAATTCAACGAGCGGAAACCTATCACTATTTTGGGAAAATTGAAAAAGTCGTCGGCATGATGATTGAATCAGTTGGTCCGGAGTGCAGTATCGGTGATTTGTGCAAAATATTCGATCAGAATGCCGATCGCTATATTCTGGCTGAGGTGGTGGGATTTCGTGGCAATAAGGTTCTGCTAATGCCCTATGAAGAGCCAGAAGGAATTAGTTTTGGCAACATCGTGGAACCAACCGGCTCGTCCTTAAGAATTGGGGTATCAGAAAATATGATTGGCCGGGTTGTCAATGCCATGGGGGAACCCATCGATGGTGGTGGACCGATTGGAAATACGATGCCCTATGATATTCAAAGCGCTGGGGCAAATCCCTTTTCTCGACCATGTATTGATGATATCCTTGAATTTGGGGTAAAGGCAATAGATGGTTTATTGACGATTGGCAAAGGCCAGAGAATGGGAATTTTTGCCGGTAGCGGGGTCGGAAAAAGCACCCTGATGGGGATGATTGCTAGAAATGTCAAAGCTCAGGTTAATGTCATTGCCCTGGTTGGTGAAAGAGGCCGGGAAGTGCGGCAGTTTCTGGAAAATGATTTGGGCCAGGAAGGTTTAGAGCGATCTGTTATTGTGGTGGCAACCTCAGACCAGCCGCCGATGCAGCGAATGAAATGCGCCCTGACAGCGACCACCATTGCCGAGTATTTTAAGGATCAGGGGAACGATGTGTTATTGATGATGGACTCACTAACCCGGTTTGCCATGGCTCAACGAGAAATCGGCCTGGCCACTGGAGAACCACCAGTTGCTCGAGGTTACACGCCTTCGATTTATGCGATGATGCCCAAACTGCTGGAACGAAGCGGGAATTTTGAAACGGGATCCATCACCGGAATTTATACCGTGTTGGTGGAAGGTGACGACATGAATGAACCGGTTGCCGATACGGTCAGAGGGATTATTGATGGCCATATTGTCTTGTCACGAAAGATCGCGGCCAGGAATCATTATCCAGCCATTGATGTATTGAACAGTGTCAGCCGACTAATGTCCAATATTGCCGAAAAAGATCAATTGGAAGCGGCTTCCTCAATGCGTAACATGATGTCAATTTATGATACCAATTATGATTTAGTAAGTATTGGTGCCTATAAAAGCGGCAGTAATCCAGCCTTAGATGTGGCGATTAAAAAAATTGGCGGAATCAATCGCTTTTTACAACAAAAGGTTGATGAAAAGTGTTTTTATGATGAAAGTATTGAAGCCATGAAGAAGGCCGTCGTATGA
- the fliF gene encoding flagellar basal-body MS-ring/collar protein FliF — translation MNEKIKGFLEKIKNFWTGKSKKVKMLMIGGVVAVLLACIGLTFLLNNKTYVPLFEDLTQAETTEIMAALTEMEADVKLDSSGNIMVPKEDEAQIRMKLATAGYPKNGLSYYVIQDNSSMLSTDYERKQYENMQLQERIGASIKTLDGVKDAIVTISVPTENVFYLQEDENTTASVIIHMETGSTLSEDQVKGIQNLVAKSVAGLTADNIALSDGDGNDLVNNLSASNGGESKMKLTKQIENDLKQKVNNVLDGPYDPSQYKISVTATLNTDAIKQESTVYTPSADGDNSGVINQESSSLAITNGTGTATGVAGTTGNTDVTTYAQNALTNGGTVTGINENTTYSVSQDVTQTEKLDPAIETVSIGIAVNDPAMTPVARENLVQLVAYAAGVTPQSVTVRNFEFAQAQEEPVVQPVFTTERLLVFGGIGAGVLVLLLALLFILTRGKKKKGEDTGKKKKGKRGKRGDELDAAFAEGAEGETDDLFGALTADKLEPINPIHPLRDDKKEKIKEFATTNPEIAAQLFKSWLKNESE, via the coding sequence ATGAATGAAAAAATAAAAGGTTTTTTAGAAAAAATAAAGAATTTTTGGACAGGAAAATCCAAAAAAGTCAAGATGCTGATGATCGGCGGCGTGGTTGCTGTCCTGTTGGCGTGCATCGGTTTAACCTTTCTCCTGAATAACAAGACGTATGTACCGCTATTTGAAGATTTAACCCAAGCAGAAACGACTGAAATTATGGCTGCCCTGACAGAAATGGAAGCTGATGTCAAACTTGATTCCAGTGGCAATATTATGGTTCCGAAAGAAGATGAAGCCCAGATTCGGATGAAGCTGGCAACGGCAGGTTATCCCAAAAACGGCTTAAGTTATTATGTCATTCAAGACAACAGTAGTATGCTATCCACCGATTATGAACGAAAGCAATATGAAAACATGCAATTGCAAGAACGGATCGGGGCAAGCATAAAGACTCTGGATGGTGTTAAAGATGCAATTGTCACCATCTCGGTACCAACCGAGAATGTGTTTTATTTGCAAGAAGATGAAAACACAACAGCCTCCGTTATTATTCATATGGAAACTGGTAGTACTTTAAGTGAGGATCAGGTCAAAGGGATTCAAAATCTGGTGGCTAAGTCAGTCGCAGGTCTTACAGCGGATAATATTGCTCTGAGTGACGGAGACGGTAATGATTTAGTTAATAATCTGTCAGCCAGCAATGGTGGTGAGTCAAAAATGAAACTGACCAAGCAGATAGAAAACGACCTCAAGCAAAAAGTCAATAACGTATTAGATGGACCTTATGATCCTTCTCAATACAAGATATCAGTAACCGCAACCCTGAATACAGATGCGATTAAACAGGAGTCTACCGTTTATACACCTTCAGCAGATGGAGACAATTCCGGGGTCATTAATCAGGAATCATCGAGTTTAGCTATTACTAATGGAACGGGTACGGCTACCGGTGTTGCCGGAACAACTGGCAATACGGACGTCACCACCTATGCCCAAAATGCGTTAACGAATGGCGGTACTGTCACCGGAATCAATGAAAACACGACTTATTCAGTGAGTCAGGACGTCACCCAGACCGAAAAACTGGATCCAGCTATTGAAACCGTGTCGATCGGGATTGCGGTTAATGATCCAGCGATGACACCGGTAGCCCGCGAGAATTTGGTTCAGTTGGTGGCTTATGCTGCCGGAGTAACTCCTCAAAGCGTAACGGTGAGAAACTTTGAATTTGCCCAGGCGCAAGAGGAACCTGTTGTACAGCCGGTATTTACGACTGAACGTTTACTCGTCTTTGGCGGAATTGGGGCCGGTGTGCTAGTTCTATTGCTGGCATTGTTATTTATTCTAACCAGAGGCAAAAAGAAAAAAGGCGAAGACACTGGCAAGAAAAAGAAGGGCAAACGTGGAAAACGGGGCGACGAATTGGATGCTGCCTTTGCTGAAGGGGCTGAGGGCGAAACAGATGATTTATTTGGGGCTCTGACCGCAGACAAATTAGAACCAATCAATCCGATTCATCCACTTAGAGATGATAAAAAAGAAAAGATCAAAGAATTTGCAACTACTAATCCAGAAATTGCAGCTCAATTGTTTAAGTCATGGCTTAAGAATGAGAGCGAGTAA
- a CDS encoding FliH/SctL family protein → MSSIVKAKWVTQTSAPVVSPIEKKPETYAENVAESSQHEEIDENKIIHEDSVEAMRSANELMKEAIKASQEIKEKSQETGYQEGFSQGYAAGHEEGFQEGSQEGFQTGLKEGLDEGLAKSALEIERKLQEISEVLDLIKTERQEALTRQEQDIMDVSFEVAKKIMKHHVQDDHELFLKFFDEVIHGDEEDLKIYLSENQKTLDLHINREMTEKLKKLAKKSKVIILKDEDKIMVETNDSVIDMSLPVQMKQLEKAIKQSS, encoded by the coding sequence TTGTCTAGTATTGTTAAAGCGAAATGGGTTACTCAAACAAGTGCCCCGGTGGTCAGTCCAATCGAAAAAAAGCCCGAAACCTACGCTGAAAATGTGGCTGAATCGAGTCAACATGAAGAAATCGATGAGAATAAAATCATACATGAGGATAGCGTTGAAGCCATGCGCTCAGCCAATGAGCTCATGAAAGAAGCGATTAAGGCCAGCCAGGAGATTAAAGAAAAATCTCAGGAAACAGGTTACCAAGAGGGTTTTTCCCAAGGGTATGCGGCTGGTCATGAAGAAGGATTTCAGGAAGGCTCACAGGAAGGTTTTCAAACTGGTCTCAAAGAAGGTTTGGATGAGGGTTTAGCTAAATCTGCACTTGAAATTGAGCGAAAACTTCAGGAAATAAGTGAAGTGCTGGATCTAATCAAAACGGAGCGTCAAGAAGCCTTGACTCGTCAAGAACAGGATATTATGGATGTTTCCTTTGAAGTTGCTAAAAAAATAATGAAGCATCATGTCCAGGATGACCACGAGCTGTTTCTGAAGTTTTTCGATGAAGTGATTCATGGCGATGAAGAAGATCTCAAAATCTATTTGTCAGAAAATCAAAAAACGCTTGATCTTCATATAAATAGAGAAATGACCGAGAAACTTAAAAAACTAGCTAAAAAATCCAAGGTCATTATTCTTAAAGATGAAGATAAAATTATGGTAGAAACAAATGATTCGGTCATTGATATGAGTTTGCCGGTACAAATGAAGCAATTGGAAAAGGCCATCAAACAGAGTTCTTAA
- the fliD gene encoding flagellar filament capping protein FliD, translated as MATSVNSSTSALSSLSAKTGMAGLVSGLDTDSLVESLTSASRAKITKSQQKVQTMEWKQAAYRNVSKTLKEFQSKYLDVLSTTNFRSASLYNTVNASTSSTKISVSSTSAATAGNITLDKITQLATNQTVTGKNGASTPLNGSAIADTAGLLAGISATESKSFLLKMDGQVRTITLDNTFKTDVGTNGFEAALQTKIDSAFGKKSNGDSIIDASMAGGVLGLSASGSQLTVSSLNGDTTTLTQLKFTEGQTDKITTTSTLESLPLADALDGSEEYKVTINSVDFTFKKTDSLVSVMSRINSSAAGVTMNYSSITDKFTLTSKTSGMGENIIIDDTSGDLMKSLGLNGIENTDMITTAGKNAELTVNNQSIVRTSNSIEVDGVKIELLETSNDAITISSKADSTSLKDTIKTFVTDYNKMVEMMNKLVKEDFDSDYPPLTEEQKADMSEKEIETWEAKAKTGLLRGDNILKGITSKMQSMIHCSAVSGGISLYDMGITSAGYSENGKLKIDEAKLSKAIETKGSAIQELFTTEKTGIAQQMNEIITAATKTSGVKGTRGSLIEIAGYESTVSNTENSITESVTKTNKSITSLKTKLKAEETYYWNKFSALETAMQQLNSQSSMLSQFSSGA; from the coding sequence ATGGCAACTTCAGTAAATTCATCAACAAGTGCATTATCATCGTTGTCAGCCAAAACCGGAATGGCTGGTCTGGTTTCTGGTTTGGATACGGATTCTTTGGTCGAAAGCCTGACAAGTGCCAGTCGTGCAAAAATTACGAAAAGTCAGCAGAAAGTACAAACGATGGAATGGAAGCAGGCGGCTTACCGTAATGTTTCCAAGACACTAAAAGAATTTCAAAGTAAATACTTGGATGTTTTGTCGACAACGAATTTTAGAAGCGCTTCACTTTATAACACAGTTAATGCGTCAACTTCTTCTACAAAAATATCGGTGTCAAGCACAAGTGCAGCAACTGCAGGTAATATAACCTTAGATAAAATTACTCAATTAGCAACCAATCAGACAGTGACCGGAAAAAATGGCGCTTCGACGCCATTAAATGGCTCTGCTATTGCAGATACAGCTGGCCTTTTAGCGGGGATTTCTGCAACAGAAAGCAAATCTTTTCTATTGAAAATGGATGGTCAAGTTCGTACTATAACTTTGGATAATACATTTAAAACAGATGTTGGTACTAATGGCTTTGAGGCTGCGCTTCAAACAAAAATTGATAGCGCATTTGGGAAGAAGTCTAATGGCGACTCAATCATTGATGCTTCCATGGCAGGTGGTGTATTAGGATTATCCGCATCTGGTTCACAACTAACAGTAAGTTCCTTAAATGGTGATACAACAACGTTGACCCAATTAAAATTTACGGAAGGTCAAACGGACAAAATAACAACGACCTCAACCCTAGAAAGTCTACCATTAGCTGATGCTCTTGACGGAAGTGAAGAATATAAGGTAACCATCAACTCTGTGGACTTTACTTTCAAAAAAACAGATTCGCTTGTTAGTGTTATGAGTCGAATTAATTCCAGTGCAGCTGGAGTAACAATGAATTATTCATCCATTACGGATAAATTTACGTTGACTTCTAAAACTAGCGGAATGGGCGAAAACATCATTATAGATGATACATCCGGTGATTTAATGAAATCTTTAGGTTTGAATGGAATTGAAAACACAGATATGATCACTACGGCTGGAAAGAACGCGGAATTAACAGTAAACAATCAATCAATTGTGCGTACGTCAAACTCCATAGAAGTTGACGGTGTAAAAATTGAATTATTGGAAACGAGTAATGATGCTATAACGATTTCGTCGAAAGCAGATTCAACCAGCTTAAAAGATACAATAAAAACTTTTGTTACCGATTATAATAAAATGGTCGAAATGATGAATAAACTGGTTAAAGAAGATTTCGATTCGGATTATCCTCCACTCACGGAAGAGCAAAAAGCAGATATGAGTGAAAAAGAAATTGAAACCTGGGAAGCTAAAGCAAAAACTGGTCTACTTCGAGGGGATAATATTTTAAAAGGAATTACTTCGAAAATGCAGTCTATGATTCACTGTTCAGCTGTGAGTGGCGGAATCAGCCTTTATGATATGGGGATAACTTCAGCAGGGTATTCTGAAAATGGCAAACTGAAAATTGATGAGGCGAAACTATCAAAGGCTATTGAAACAAAAGGATCGGCAATTCAGGAACTTTTCACAACGGAAAAAACGGGAATTGCGCAGCAAATGAATGAAATTATAACTGCAGCCACTAAAACTTCTGGAGTTAAAGGTACTCGAGGTTCATTAATAGAAATAGCTGGTTACGAATCAACAGTCTCTAATACAGAAAACAGTATTACCGAAAGTGTTACAAAAACTAATAAAAGCATAACAAGTTTAAAAACAAAATTAAAAGCGGAAGAAACTTACTACTGGAATAAGTTTTCAGCTTTGGAAACAGCAATGCAACAATTAAATTCACAAAGTTCAATGTTATCGCAGTTTTCATCAGGTGCATAG
- the fliS gene encoding flagellar export chaperone FliS — MQYANAYQESKRYAIESLSKGEVVVKLFEEATKQIKMAILLTEREEFVKAFNCIAKGQKIISSLILSLDMQYSISIELNEMYSFIYEKLGEANVNRDIQLMKDLWSLINDLKDSFKEAEKMNNSIKSRGL, encoded by the coding sequence ATGCAATATGCTAATGCTTATCAAGAATCAAAGCGATACGCCATAGAAAGTTTATCAAAGGGAGAAGTAGTCGTAAAGCTTTTTGAGGAGGCAACCAAACAGATAAAAATGGCAATCTTATTAACAGAACGCGAAGAATTCGTCAAAGCTTTTAATTGTATTGCAAAAGGTCAAAAAATTATTTCATCATTAATTCTTTCTTTAGATATGCAATACTCTATTTCAATAGAACTGAATGAAATGTACAGTTTTATTTATGAAAAATTGGGGGAAGCTAATGTTAATCGGGATATTCAATTGATGAAAGATCTCTGGTCTTTAATAAACGATCTAAAGGATTCCTTTAAAGAAGCTGAAAAAATGAATAATTCAATAAAATCTCGAGGTCTGTAA
- the flgB gene encoding flagellar basal body rod protein FlgB encodes MIGDSISSALYQKALDGTWQRQRAITNNIANSETPGYKAVKVNFEDALKSEMNKLETSSASTSTGFIDEMESIQSIQNSNISVYSGDTSSRLDENNVDLESENIDMSKTTMEYYYLVRGFSDDYNRLKLAINGGK; translated from the coding sequence ATGATCGGCGATTCAATATCATCCGCTTTATACCAAAAAGCATTAGATGGCACTTGGCAAAGACAACGAGCGATTACCAATAATATAGCTAATTCTGAAACCCCGGGGTATAAAGCTGTTAAAGTCAATTTTGAAGATGCTTTAAAATCAGAAATGAATAAACTTGAGACCAGTTCAGCTTCAACATCTACTGGTTTTATTGACGAAATGGAAAGCATTCAATCCATCCAAAATTCTAACATCAGCGTTTACTCTGGCGACACTTCAAGTCGTTTAGATGAGAATAATGTAGATTTAGAATCTGAAAACATCGATATGTCAAAAACCACGATGGAATATTACTATTTAGTTCGTGGTTTCAGTGATGATTATAACAGATTAAAATTAGCGATTAATGGAGGGAAATAA
- the fliG gene encoding flagellar motor switch protein FliG, which produces MDVSLTPRQKAAQVVISLGADIASSIYKHLAEDEIEILTYEITRQESVPPEVADQVIDEFYGLCVAQKVYIEGGVNYARNVLEKAFGVQQGSALLERVTKTLRTKAFEFIRKADYKNLMNMIMNEHPQTIALVLSYARADQASAIISELPKSIRVEVVERIARMDRTSPEIIRQVETILERKFESVVSFDLLEVGGINYIAEIMNNIDRGTEKYIFDELSKNDAKLSEEIRKRMFVFEDIVILDPMSIQRFLSEIDTKEMAIALKGANKNVSDVIFENMSQRMGDTVKSEMEYLHNVRVRDVEEAQQKIVSVIRRLEEEGEIVTSKGGKDEIIV; this is translated from the coding sequence ATGGACGTTAGTTTAACACCAAGACAAAAAGCAGCCCAGGTAGTAATCTCTCTTGGCGCAGATATCGCCTCCAGTATCTATAAACACCTGGCCGAGGATGAAATAGAAATCTTAACCTATGAGATTACCCGGCAGGAAAGTGTTCCGCCAGAAGTTGCGGATCAGGTTATTGATGAATTTTATGGTCTTTGTGTTGCTCAAAAAGTGTACATTGAGGGCGGGGTAAACTATGCCAGAAATGTACTTGAAAAAGCTTTTGGGGTACAACAGGGGAGCGCTCTACTTGAACGTGTAACAAAAACCCTGCGAACCAAGGCGTTTGAGTTTATCCGCAAGGCAGATTACAAAAACTTAATGAACATGATTATGAATGAACATCCTCAGACCATTGCTTTGGTGTTGTCATATGCCAGAGCAGATCAGGCATCAGCGATCATCTCGGAGCTTCCCAAGAGCATTCGGGTGGAGGTTGTTGAACGGATTGCCCGAATGGATCGGACCTCACCTGAGATTATCAGACAGGTGGAGACCATCCTTGAACGTAAATTTGAGTCGGTGGTATCCTTTGATTTACTGGAAGTTGGTGGTATCAACTACATTGCTGAAATCATGAATAATATTGATCGTGGTACTGAAAAGTATATCTTCGATGAACTCAGTAAAAATGATGCCAAACTATCTGAAGAAATTCGAAAACGGATGTTTGTTTTCGAAGACATTGTTATTCTTGATCCAATGTCAATTCAACGTTTTCTTTCTGAAATTGACACAAAAGAAATGGCCATCGCGCTTAAAGGTGCAAATAAAAACGTTTCAGATGTTATCTTCGAAAATATGTCCCAACGTATGGGCGATACGGTCAAGAGTGAAATGGAATACCTGCATAATGTAAGAGTGCGTGATGTGGAAGAAGCACAGCAGAAAATTGTTTCAGTCATCAGAAGACTGGAAGAAGAAGGCGAGATTGTAACATCTAAGGGCGGAAAGGACGAGATCATTGTCTAG
- the flgC gene encoding flagellar basal body rod protein FlgC encodes MSFLSSFNISGSGMTAQKYRLDIISQNIANAQVTRTENGQPYRRKMTVLSSVNTGTFQDALKTASGEVQNEGVQVEAVIEDGSALVPVYDPTHPDANAQGYVMYPNVNTAQEMTDAMGASRAYEANVTAFNATKSIVMKALEIGR; translated from the coding sequence ATGAGTTTTTTAAGTTCTTTTAATATTTCAGGTTCGGGCATGACAGCTCAAAAGTATCGATTGGATATTATTTCTCAAAATATTGCAAATGCCCAGGTTACTCGAACAGAAAACGGGCAGCCCTATCGTCGCAAAATGACAGTATTGAGTAGTGTCAATACCGGAACTTTTCAAGATGCGCTGAAAACTGCATCGGGAGAGGTTCAAAATGAGGGCGTTCAGGTAGAAGCTGTGATTGAGGATGGATCTGCCCTAGTTCCGGTTTATGACCCAACCCATCCAGATGCTAATGCCCAAGGTTATGTAATGTATCCTAATGTCAATACCGCTCAGGAAATGACTGATGCCATGGGTGCAAGTCGGGCTTATGAAGCAAATGTAACAGCATTTAACGCAACCAAATCGATTGTTATGAAGGCCTTGGAAATTGGCCGATAA